Proteins from a genomic interval of Thunnus maccoyii chromosome 1, fThuMac1.1, whole genome shotgun sequence:
- the LOC121896966 gene encoding up-regulator of cell proliferation-like, with product MEDVSDEDSFVDLHGAEVEDTPPTPQSGCKVFSNFLSKLGLKKFYPNKLTLQSLLEINKNRIYDETVESMEKIPWCFLRKLFQINTECRNCTQLSNNDDEEDENSDPFDFDLVTADDSADNKVNPLDLIVALFLCADSFLQQEMALKMTMCQFSVPLLLPHGDNSQCSLMLWALRDIIKEWCPHDLSKSRGFVEDNIVQANIPFFTFVRLKNCSLSKSQVLNHILSPGQQNHNIFIHGDMEGGTLKREIANGLVEVCWYLPCGKKDLDIFPGPVAFANLRGDICESLTQFNFLFQVSTATFVFLDKVEEREHQILTSLQDVKSKLFLIVNRKDNAREDMMSVQTTLKELELPNSSVKIKDSKVNVAEFSKKLCAAIKTSLPEETPTLNIVNMVGKAVELGLSVDENSSEKQKKAVEEIMVDIEGRSIPDYKKQQLPLQGDNWKRLSQLEKEECRLKCDSDPEGYKCQLQEEKQKIMEEQSKQRLSKGMESFIKTLSTSDKEKRDFFLKWMKLKFNTHSRRKLSELRNKFKEQCKKKDKNLTAAFDKALMESSLGVEHYIREMGLIYEFSISGSTNTADEISRLPGLAAEMLLDGYPLELLDGDASNIPERWVTDVLMELHKKVGGKSRLLVLTVLGVQSTGKSTLLNTMFGVQFPVSSGRCTRGAYMLFLKVGEDMKHELNYEFIVLIDTEGLKSPDLAELDESYEHDNQMATFVIGLSDVTIINLAMENSTEMKDVLQIAVHAFLRMRHIGKKPVCHFVHQNVSGVSAHAKTITDRKHLLEQLNEITQIAAEMEKKPSITAFTDVLDYDMDKNHWNIPGLWHGTPPMAAVNTGYSEAVADFKKNLLATVKTDQSNDVSQIPEFLEWMRSLWKAVKYENFIFSFRNTLVARAYDNLCKEFNQWEWQFRKEILSWQTEAEMEILNSDNEADIRIWSKLVNSKKSQMSEKIATEERKMKEKLTNYYEKKDQNVNLIEKYKTDFFKSISSLAKEIKHSVNNKLDCALELKISSKKVQDIQTKYRGGVEDEVMKLLSACKHSDKLSDEQLTQKFEKMWTEATKNVSGLKERDIAACVLNQLRGNFSNQNVNEELQNIKNLKEIGKDRFKTRREHTDSLMKKARYLFRGLGDLQKFADSVIESCTREFLKMHQKFLSDNDPRIQLQKYKTQYLTDFLDLYKQRDDCQRNAKGFVQFCIKPAVEEYINRSLGINIVDEILTRCHSAEFSSRSFFQYNIQEELRRKEDFDSLVKYIRNYEIYVKDWIFQHIQEQMSKNETLCKLKQENLKVIVDKITAALEQATEGPDGVQLPDNKESITELISKIRKNLIKDISISEEDEKTTLFQIKSTCHPFINSLKMSIEDLKEQFQQEFSKSENITETLNKLPIKPQEELFKRVFGCGKQCPFCRVPCEAGGKDHKQHHAAVHRPQGLGGFRYEDTQKLVETLCTTDVQCEHRFKNADTKGEWHPYKDYTTYYPDWLIPPDPSIEASDYWKYVLVKYNEKFAQEYKAKPADVPEAWRRITKKQALKGLKDAFNIK from the exons ATGGAG GACGTCAGTGATGAAGATTCATTTGTTGATCTACACGGTGCAGAAGTAGAGGACACTCCACCAACACCACAGTCTGGCTGCAAGG tcttttccaactttctctCCAAACTTGGACTGAAGAAATTTTATCCCAACAAGCTCACTCTTCAGTCTCTTCTGGAAATCAACAAAAATAGGATTTATGATGAAACTGTTGAATCAATGGAGAAAATACCATGGTGCTTTCTCAGGAAACTCTTTCAAATCAACACAGAATGCAGAAACTGCACACAATTATCAAacaatgatgatgaggaggacgAAAACAGTGATCCATTTGACTTTGACCTGGTCACTGCAGATGACTCTGCAGACAACAAGGTTAACCCTCTCGACCTCATAGTCGCACTCTTTCTTTGTGCTGACAGCTTCTTGCAACAGGAAATGGCCCTCAAGATGACAATGTGCCAGTTTTCTGTCCCACTGCTGTTGCCTCATGGTGATAACAGTCAGTGTTCCCTGATGCTGTGGGCTCTGAGAGACATCATCAAAGAGTGGTGTCCACATGATTTGTCTAAATCAAGAGGGTTTGTTGAAGACAACATTGTCCAAGCAAATATACCATTCTTTACCTTTGTGAGGCTGAAAAACTGTAGTTTGTCCAAGTCACAGGTTTTGAATCATATTCTCAGTCCTGGCCAACAGAATCACAACATCTTCATACACGGAGATATGGAAGGAGGAACACTTAAAAGAGAAATAGCCAATGGTTTGGTTGAGGTTTGCTGGTACCTTCCCTGTGGCAAAAAAGATCTTGACATATTTCCAGGACCAGTTGCCTTTGCCAATTTGAGAGGAGACATTTGTGAGTCACTCACAcaattcaattttctttttcaagtgtCAACTGCGACCTTTGTGTTCCTGGACAAAGTTGAAGAAAGAGAGCATCAGATTCTGACTTCTCTTCAAGATGTGAAATCCAAACTCTTCTTGATTGTTAATCGCAAGGACAACGCCAGAGAGGACATGATGTCTGTCCAGACAACACTGAAAGAGTTAGAGCTACCAAACAGCAGTGTGAAAATTAAAGACTCAAAGGTAAATGTTGCAGAGTTTTCAAAGAAACTTTGTGCAGCCATCAAGACTTCACTGCCAGAAGAAACTCCCACATTGAACATTGTCAATATGGTTGGAAAAGCTGTTGAACTTGGTCTATCTGTGGATGAAAActcaagtgaaaaacaaaagaaagcagtTGAGGAGATCATGGTTGACATTGAGGGGCGAAGTATACCAGACTACAAGAAACAACAACTTCCTTTGCAGGGAGATAACTGGAAAAGATTATCACAGTTAGAGAAGGAGGAGTGTAGATTGAAATGTGACTCAGACCCTGAAGGGTATAAATGCCAgctacaggaagaaaaacaaaaaattatggaggaacaaagcaaacaaagacTGTCGAAAGGAATGGAGAGTTTTATTAAAACTTTATCCACAagtgacaaagagaaaagagatttttttcttaagtgGATGAAACTCAAGTTTAACACACATTCACGGAGGAAACTGTCTGAGCTGCGCAACAAATTCAAAGAGCAATGCaagaagaaagataaaaatCTCACTGCAGCGTTTGATAAGGCTTTGATGGAGAGCTCTTTAGGAGTAGAGCATTACATAAGAGAGATGGGACTCATCTATGAGTTCTCAATTTCTGGCTCAACAAACACTGCTGATGAAATATCTCGTCTCCCTGGTTTGGCTGCTGAAATGCTGTTGGATGGATATCCTTTAGAGCTCTTGGATGGAGATGCTTCCAACATCCCAGAGAGATGGGTGACAGATGTGCTGATGGAGCTTCACAAGAAGGTTGGAGGGAAGAGCAGACTGTTAGTACTGACTGTGCTGGGTGTTCAAAGTACAGGGAAGTCAACACTCCTCAACACCATGTTTGGTGTGCAGTTTCCTGTCAGCAGTGGCAGATGCACAAGAGGAGCTTATATGCTTTTCCTCAAAGTTGGAGAGGACATGAAACATGAGTTGAATTATGAATTTATAGTTCTCATCGACACAGAGGGTCTAAAATCTCCTGATTTGGCAGAACTAGATGAAAGTTATGAGCATGACAACCAGATGGCAACCTTTGTGATTGGTTTAAGTGATGTCACCATTATCAACCTCGCCATGGAGAActcaacagaaatgaaagatgTCCTGCAAATTGCAGTTCATGCCTTCTTGAGAATGAGACATATTGGTAAAAAGCCAGTTTGTCATTTCGTGCATCAAAATGTTTCTGGAGTTTCAGCTCATGCAAAGACcataacagacagaaaacatctcTTGGAGCAGCTCAATGAAATAACACAAATCGCAgctgaaatggaaaagaagCCTTCTATTACAGCATTCACAGATGTGCTGGACTATGACATGGACAAAAACCACTGGAACATCCCAGGACTCTGGCATGGAACCCCTCCGATGGCAGCAGTGAACACAGGTTACAGTGAAGCTGTAGCAGATTTCAAGAAAAATCTTTTggcaacagtgaaaacagaccAAAGCAATGACGTCTCACAGATCCCAGAGTTTCTAGAATGGATGAGAAGTCTCTGGAAAGCAGTGAAATATGAGAACTTCATCTTTAGTTTCAGAAACACTCTTGTGGCTCGTGCCTACGACAACCTTTGCAAAGAGTTCAATCAATGGGAATGGCAGTTCAGAAAAGAAATCCTCTCTTggcaaacagaagcagagatGGAAATCTTAAATTCTGACAATGAAGCTGATATTCGAATTTGGAGCAAATTGGTTAATTCAAAAAAATCACAGATGTCAGAAAAAATAGcaactgaagaaagaaaaatgaaggagAAACTTACAAACTACTACGAAAAGAAAGACCAGAATGTAAATCtgatagaaaaatacaaaactgacTTTTTCAAAAGCATCAGTAGTCTTGCCAAGGAAATCAAACATTCAGTGAACAATAAATTGGATTGTGCACTTGAGCTGAAAATAAGTTCAAAAAAGGTTCAAGACATTCAGACAAAATACAGAGGTGGGGTTGAAGACGAGGTCATGAAGCTCCTGAGTGCCTGTAAACACTCTGATAAACTGTCTGATGAACAGCTGACACAGAAGTTTGAAAAGATGTGGACTGAAGCCACTAAAAATGTGTCTGGCCTGAAAGAGCGAGATATCGCAGCATGTGTCCTGAATCAGTTGAGAGGAAATTTCTCAAATCAGAATGTTAATGAGGAATTGCAGAACATTAAAAATTTAAAGGAGATTGGGAAAGATCGATTTAAAACCAGACGTGAACATACAGACTCCTTGATGAAGAAGGCTCGATATCTGTTTCGGGGACTAGGAGATCTGCAGAAGTTTGCTGACAGCGTCATTGAGTCTTGCACACG GGAATTCCTCAAAATGCACCAAAAATTCTTGTCAGATAATGATCCTCGAATTCAGCTGCAGAAGTACAAGACTCAGTACTTGACAGATTTTCTTGACTTAtacaaacagagagatgattGTCAGCGCAATGCAAAGGGTTTTGTCCAGTTTTGTATCAAACCTGCTGTGGAAGAGTACATCAACAGATCTCTGGGGATAAACATTGTGGATGAAATTTTGACACGTTGTCATTCAGCAGAGTTCAGTTCCCGCTCCTTTTTCCAGTACAACATTCAGGAAGAGTTGCGGCGAAAGGAAGACTTTGACAGTTTGGTCAAGTACATTCGTAACTATGAAATATATGTGAAGGATTGGATATTTCAGCACATCCAGGAACAAATGTCAAAGAACGAAACTTTGTGCAAACTGAAACAAGAGAATCTGAAGGTGATAGTTGACAAGATCACAGCAGCCTTAGAGCAGGCCACAGAAGGACCAGATGGTGTTCAACTGCCAGATAACAAAGAAAGCATCACAGAGCTCATCAGCAAAATACGGAAGAATTTGATTAAAGACATCTCAATTTCAGAGGAGGATGAAAAAACCACCCTGTTTCAAATCAAAAGCACATGTCATCCATTTATCAACAGCCTCAAAATGTCAATAGAAGACTTGAAAGAACAGTTTCAGCAGGAATTCTCAAAGTCTGAAAACATCACTGAGACTCTGAACAAACTTCCAATCAAACCACAGGAGGAGCTTTTCAAGCGAGTGTTTGGTTGTGGAAAACAATGTCCATTTTGTAGAGTTCCCTGTGAGGCTGGAGGCAAAGATCACAAGCAGCATCATGCAGCTGTTCATCGACCACAAGGTCTTGGTGGATTCAGGTATGAAGACACTCAGAAGCTGGTTGAAACACTGTGTACAACTGATGTACAATGTGAACATAGATTTAAAAATGCAGACACTAAAGGAGAGTGGCATCCTTACAAAGACTACACCACGTACTATCCAGACTGGTTGATTCCTCCAGATCCCAGCATAGAGGCATCTGACTACTGGAAGTATGTACTGGTAAAATACAATGAGAAATTTGCTCAAGAATATAAGGCCAAGCCAGCTGATGTTCCAGAGGCCTGGAGGAGAATCACAAAGAAACAAGCACTGAAGGGGTTAAAAGATGCCTTCAACATAAAGTGA